From Ptychodera flava strain L36383 chromosome 2, AS_Pfla_20210202, whole genome shotgun sequence, the proteins below share one genomic window:
- the LOC139150832 gene encoding uncharacterized protein: protein MWPQHHRYKTHVSKFEMFPRIDPERTEFDAPVIPQSRTKQELSEATNIAIERMTQTRYRNSLYDQTFVDFTKEAPAERNSVLTDSNNLSSTVESESGTECEDGAGNKDDEEQKSEDDDKSERDESEETVSMETKVPESFQTKKLEGEGCQATACPLHGRQHPIKSEKPINVNTRTDIATVISDTIVKMDSMAKSKLAGLAPCWPPSASYTIGKDSQLVERNTVDMYPAAYTSSLKPKNCTCQTYVANSLKKSESTTALVQHKPDIKIELPPVLKNKRPVAPFMLLPCVGDGAVQKVEWIKLPPEPLSSCLQPTGSRVPDRIGLRFRTEAHQRYHLTHPEPVPDLRALKTTHKKYFFYGYHASVFRG from the exons ATGTGGCCCCAGCACCATCGTTACAAGACACACGTGTCCAAGTTCGAGATGTTTCCACGAATCGATCCCGAAAGAACAGAGTTTGATG CCCCTGTGATACCGCAAAGTAGAACCAAACAG GAGCTAAGTGAAGCTACCAACATAGCCATTGAAAGGATGACGCAGACAAGATATAGAAATTCACTCTACGACCAGACCTTCGTTGACTTCACCAAAGAAGCTCCAGCGGAAAGGAATTCTGTTCTTACAGACAGTAATAATCTCTCATCAACGGTGGAATCTGAATCCGGAACGGAATGCGAAGATGGAGCAGGTAACAAAGATGACGAGGAGCAGAAATCCGAAGATGATGATAAAAGTGAAAGGGATGAAAGCGAGGAGACAGTCTCCATGGAAACAAAAGTTCCGGAATCCTTCCAGACGAAAAAATTGGAAGGCGAAGGTTGCCAAGCGACAGCGTGTCCTCTGCATGGACGACAACATCCAATCAAATCAGAGAAACCTATTAATGTCAACACACGTACAGATATCGCCACAGTGATCAGCGATACCATTGTCAAAATGGATAGTATGGCAAAATCGAAATTGGCGGGATTGGCGCCATGTTGGCCCCCGAGTGCAAGCTACACAATCGGAAAAGATTCTCAACTCGTAGAACGCAATACCGTAGACATGTATCCAGCAGCTTATACTAGTTCTTTGAAACCCAAGAACTGTACCTGTCAGACATATGTAGCAAATAGTCTGAAAAAATCAGAGTCCACGACAGCACTGGTACAGCATAAACCTGACATCAAAATAGAGTTACCGCCTGTCTTAAAGAATAAACGTCCAGTGGCGCCCTTTATGCTTCTGCCGTGTGTTGGAGATGGCGCTGTTCAAAAGGTCGAATGGATAAAGTTACCGCCCGAGCCGTTGTCTTCGTGTTTGCAGCCGACGGGAAGCAGAGTACCAGACAGAATTGGTCTGCGTTTTAGAACTGAAGCACATCAAAG ATACCATTTAACACACCCGGAACCTGTACCAGATCTTCGTGCTTTGAAAACCACGCACAAGAAATATTTCTTTTACGGTTATCACGCATCTGTATTCAGAGGATAA